The DNA window gcagcagctcagctgacgctgctgcttggcatgcaACCAGTCCTTGTAGCACTTTTGCGACATTTGCTGACGCAGCTTTTGCAAGTGATTCAGTCGATGTTCCTCGCGTCGCGTATCGCGTTTTCGCTGCATGTCTTCGCGTCtggaaatgcaaaaataaatttaactaaagtaCGTTGAACTTGAATGAAAGcaaataagaaatttaatataatttaaatgaattagcAAGTTTTTGTCAAGTTTATTGcaagttgcaatttaattattatttatttatgtttaatttacttttccaagtcttgcaacaaaaaaaaaatcgagaAAATGCACTTTTGAAAAAAGTATTGCCTGCTTTTTGGCGTTGCTTGGTACTCAACATTTGGcagtaaatttttattcaactaATTCGAACAGTAAATGTGGcttaattgtataaaaatgttagctaaatagtaattaaatattttatataaattatatagctaAATGCTCCCtagtattttttaatgctcTATGCGTcgaattataaatgaaaagttaaaattattatttaatcaaaCTAACAGTAAATGTGGCttaattgcataaacaaattggctaaataataatgaaatattttatattgcgtAAGGcttatttcaatgcaattcGTTGTTaagttcaaattgaattattatttgtttaacttacTTTTTGGCCGTTAGCCACTCCTCGAACGAGAGCCGACGCTGAAAGGACTTCAGCTCACGCGCATTCATATTGTGCGGCTGCAGCGGAATTAGATtcatcagctgctgttgcagctgctgctgctgcgtctgcagctgcgactgctTGACCGAGCTAACGAAGCTGTAGCGCAGCGTCTGAAGCAAGCGGCTGTCGCTGCTGTAGTtgctcggctgctgctgctgctgtcgataGGATTGGGATGGAACGCTGTACAGACTGCCGGACTCCAAGCGCTTGGGACTGAGCACTGAGGGcgttggcggcggcgttggcgaCGTCGACGGCGTctgctgtggcttttgttgccaGCGCGGTTCGGTGACCGCGGCGCGACGCGTTTGCGAgcagccactgccactgccattaCCGTTATGCTCTGCTTTATCACGCAGGCGCAGCCGCAGCGTGGGATAAACTGCCTGCTGGCAGTTCGAACTGCCAACGAACAAACGTCTCAGTCAATAagtcaaattaatattttaattacttacgCCACGCTGTTGGCTACGCTTAacgctggctgcgctgctggcttCGGCTGCGACGCAgactcattgctgctgctgccgctcagAGCGGCCAATTGCCGTTTCTCAGTCGCAGGCATTTGGCTAACGCTTCGTTTACCAAAAACTTGAATTTCTACGGTCTAaaggaatttaattttttttgtttttttttggggaaatttttctatttttttgtttgtttttgtttaggtTAAAAACAGAATTTTGACTCGAAAATGCTTAACGTCTTGACAGAAATGTCAGCGCGCCAGTTAAAAATagagagtgagatagagaGAAAAGCATTAAAgatgtaataataaataatattaatgcattGATGGCGgctttgaaatatataagtataattattaccaatttttatt is part of the Drosophila busckii strain San Diego stock center, stock number 13000-0081.31 chromosome X, ASM1175060v1, whole genome shotgun sequence genome and encodes:
- the LOC108606284 gene encoding putative mediator of RNA polymerase II transcription subunit 26, which encodes MPATEKRQLAALSGSSSNESASQPKPAAQPALSVANSVASNCQQAVYPTLRLRLRDKAEHNGNGSGSGCSQTRRAAVTEPRWQQKPQQTPSTSPTPPPTPSVLSPKRLESGSLYSVPSQSYRQQQQQPSNYSSDSRLLQTLRYSFVSSVKQSQLQTQQQQLQQQLMNLIPLQPHNMNARELKSFQRRLSFEEWLTAKKREDMQRKRDTRREEHRLNHLQKLRQQMSQKCYKDWLHAKQQRQLSCCLPTVLVESRARSQRAATQQRFEDWQRRKDHELLRQRQRHEREELERRVLAELRHKQSQLAWQRWLAQAEAKTKGQEQPPQQQQQQQQQQVKPTANIKGKGKGKSKFDANAPLLYIKPMRRAQLLEKTQSALYRRTALSLLPLRQQQAQQEAFYLHVPLSAAQRALRERLDSIDGVQMQRKRK